A window of Cucurbita pepo subsp. pepo cultivar mu-cu-16 chromosome LG06, ASM280686v2, whole genome shotgun sequence contains these coding sequences:
- the LOC111797562 gene encoding probable arabinosyltransferase ARAD2, with the protein MESLIKPTDYEFTANRSKPEMAQKTNSSLCSVPILFLLTLLLTLSFSLFLLFTRSSNPSSLFNPNISPSSPQSIKVFIADLPRSLNYGLLDQYWAIQSDSRLGSDADREIRSTQMKKTLEFPPYPENPLIKQYSAEYWILGDLMTPEAQRDGSFAKRVFVAEEADVVFVPFFATLSAEMQLGMAKGAFRKKVGNEDYERQRNVMDFLKSTDAWKKSGGRDHVFVLTDPVAMWHVKAEIAPAVLLVVDFGGWFRLDAKSSNSSSPDMIQHTQVSVLKDVIVPYTHLLPRLHLSENEKRRTLLYFKGAKHRHRGGLVREKLWDLLTNEPDVIMEEGFPNATGKEQSIRGMRSSEFCLHPAGDTPTSCRLFDAIQSLCIPVVVSDNIELPYEDMVDYSEFCVFVAVSDALKPNWLVKHLRTIPEEQRNRYRRYMAQVQPVFEYENGRPGGIGPVAPDGAVNHIWRKVHQKLPMMKEAIARERRKPEGVVVPLRCHCT; encoded by the exons ATGGAATCACTGATAAAACCCACAGATTATGAGTTTACAGCGAACAGATCCAAACCAGAAATGGCTCAAAAGACGAACTCCTCTCTCTGCTCTGTTCCAATTCTGTTTCTCCTCACCCTTCTCTTAACCCTCTCCTTCTCCCTTTTCCTCCTCTTCACTCGATCTTCCAATCCCTCATCTCTCTTCAATCCCAACATCTCTCCTTCTTCACCTCAATCCATCAAAGTCTTCATTGCAGACCTTCCCAGATCTCTCAACTATGGCCTTCTCGACCAATATTGGGCGATCCAGTCCGATTCGAGGCTCGGCAGCGACGCGGATCGTGAAATTAGATCGACCCAGATGAAGAAAACCCTCGAGTTCCCTCCGTATCCGGAGAATCCGTTGATCAAGCAGTACAGTGCGGAGTATTGGATTTTGGGGGATTTGATGACGCCCGAGGCGCAGAGAGATGGATCTTTTGCTAAGAGGGTTTTTGTGGCTGAGGAAGCCGATGTGGTTTTTGTGCCGTTTTTCGCTACATTGAGTGCTGAAATGCAATTGGGAATGGCTAAGGGGGCGTTTAGGAAGAAAGTGGGGAATGAAGACTATGAGCGGCAGAGGAATGTGATGGATTTTCTTAAGAGTACTGATGCTTGGAAGAAGTCTGGTGGGAGAGAccatgtttttgttcttactG ACCCAGTGGCAATGTGGCATGTCAAAGCTGAGATAGCTCCGGCTGTTCTGCTTGTGGTTGATTTTGGCGGATGGTTCAGGCTTGATGCAAAATCATCCAACAGTTCCTCGCCGGATATGATTCAGCACACTCAAGTTTCAGTTCTTAAGGATGTGATTGTTCCATATACTCATTTACTACCTCGGCTGCACTTATCAGAAAACGAGAAGCGTCGGACTTTGCTTTATTTCAAAGGGGCGAAACATCGACATCGG GGGGGATTGGTGAGGGAGAAACTCTGGGACTTGCTGACTAATGAGCCAGATGTTATAATGGAAGAAGGCTTCCCAAATGCCACAGGTAAGGAGCAATCTATCAGGGGGATGAGATCATCAGAGTTCTGCTTGCACCCAGCTGGGGATACCCCGACATCGTGCCGCCTTTTTGATGCCATCCAAAGTCTCTGTATACCCGTCGTTGTAAGCGACAACATCGAGCTTCCATATGAAGACATGGTGGATTACTCAGAATTCTGCGTCTTTGTAGCTGTTAGTGATGCATTGAAACCAAACTGGCTTGTAAAGCACCTGAGAACTATCCCTgaagaacagaggaacagATATCGGCGATATATGGCTCAGGTTCAACCCGTTTTCGAGTACGAGAATGGTCGTCCGGGTGGTATCGGGCCAGTTGCTCCAGATGGTGCTGTAAATCACATATGGAGAAAAGTCCACCAAAAGCTGCCTATGATGAAAGAAGCCATTGCTAGGGAGAGAAGAAAACCAGAGGGTGTGGTAGTTCCTCTTCGCTGCCATTGTACCTAA